A window from Synergistaceae bacterium encodes these proteins:
- a CDS encoding OadG family protein: MPVNVSMSSFFAGPVGALVMSMIAMSIVFLVIIGLMFVMIVTHKIAEAAEKTKAKKTPSAGGR, from the coding sequence ATGCCGGTTAATGTCTCGATGAGTTCATTTTTCGCCGGACCAGTGGGAGCACTCGTCATGTCAATGATTGCAATGAGTATTGTATTTCTCGTGATTATAGGATTGATGTTTGTAATGATTGTCACACACAAAATAGCTGAAGCTGCAGAAAAAACTAAAGCAAAAAAAACGCCGTCGGCAGGAGGCAGGTAA
- a CDS encoding LysR family transcriptional regulator — MHEKGIEAFLAVAMSRTLSKAAGLLNVTQSTISYNLRELETEMGMILVDRQKGMKSIRLTPAGESFLPLALKWQEVSTEISNTRTPGSAYSLAIGGSESVNCRLLPDVYRDLLDHTPPVYLRISTDPSDQMYQAVESRAVDVAIVLHEETTKYVQMEPFYRESLIVARILDEGETPGGDICPSSLMPELEFYIEWGSGYRLWHDHIWDPMRSVKMRLDSVNLVAVIMVKPGQWCMVPRTATEHLSFWNKNIVFQDIAETPPDLVYYKITHRHPKASAIPGLIIFDEIAKKHGYEKM; from the coding sequence ATGCATGAAAAAGGGATAGAGGCATTTCTTGCAGTGGCCATGTCAAGGACGCTGAGTAAGGCAGCCGGGCTGCTGAACGTCACACAGTCAACTATCAGCTATAACCTCAGAGAACTTGAAACCGAGATGGGCATGATTCTTGTCGATCGCCAGAAGGGCATGAAATCAATACGCCTTACCCCGGCAGGAGAGAGCTTCCTGCCTCTTGCCCTTAAGTGGCAGGAAGTCAGCACGGAAATCTCCAATACAAGAACCCCCGGATCGGCCTATTCGCTTGCCATCGGTGGTTCAGAAAGTGTAAACTGCAGGCTTTTGCCTGATGTCTATCGAGATTTACTTGATCACACCCCGCCGGTATACCTCAGGATTTCGACCGACCCGTCCGATCAGATGTATCAGGCAGTTGAGAGCAGAGCAGTTGATGTTGCTATTGTACTCCATGAGGAGACGACCAAATATGTCCAGATGGAGCCATTTTATAGGGAAAGCCTTATAGTAGCCAGGATATTGGATGAAGGAGAGACGCCTGGTGGAGATATATGTCCTTCGTCGCTCATGCCTGAGCTGGAGTTCTACATAGAGTGGGGCAGCGGATATCGCCTCTGGCATGATCATATATGGGATCCTATGCGCTCTGTAAAGATGAGGCTCGATTCTGTCAATCTGGTTGCCGTAATTATGGTAAAGCCTGGACAGTGGTGTATGGTGCCGCGTACTGCAACTGAACATCTGAGTTTTTGGAATAAAAACATTGTATTCCAGGATATAGCTGAAACTCCGCCGGATCTTGTCTATTACAAGATTACCCACCGTCACCCAAAAGCCAGTGCGATCCCAGGGCTTATTATATTTGATGAAATTGCTAAAAAACATGGCTATGAAAAAATGTAG
- a CDS encoding sodium ion-translocating decarboxylase subunit beta: MELYITALKGVIDQSGFVALTQGNLVMLLVALALLYLAIAKGFEPLLLLPIAFGCLLVNLPLSGIVDEGGFFYFVKFGIDHEIYPIIIFMGIGALTDFGPLLSNPITFLLGAAAQLGVFIAVIGAMVMGFTIKEAAGIGIIGGADGPTAIYLCSKLAKHILPAVAVAAYSYMSLVPLIQPPVIKLLTTKKDRSIKMEQLRPVSHRERILFSLVSTVACGLILPPAVPLIGMLMFGNLLRECGCTERLSQAAQNEVLNATTIFLGISVGATMNADSFLRVETIKIICLGLIAFITSTAGGVILGQVMKVCTKGKINPVIGAAGVSAVPMAARVCQKVVQKEFPGSYILMHAMGPNVAGVVGTAVAAGAMLTLLTK; encoded by the coding sequence GTGGAACTGTATATTACAGCGCTTAAGGGTGTAATTGATCAGTCTGGATTTGTAGCTCTTACTCAGGGCAACCTTGTGATGCTGCTGGTTGCCCTTGCCCTTCTCTATCTGGCGATAGCAAAGGGTTTTGAACCTTTGCTTCTTCTGCCTATAGCATTTGGATGTCTTCTGGTAAACCTTCCTCTCTCAGGGATTGTTGACGAAGGCGGTTTCTTTTACTTCGTAAAATTTGGAATAGACCATGAGATATATCCGATTATCATCTTCATGGGAATAGGAGCCCTTACAGATTTTGGTCCCCTGCTTTCCAATCCCATCACCTTTCTGCTGGGTGCGGCAGCGCAGCTGGGGGTTTTTATTGCTGTGATAGGAGCTATGGTTATGGGTTTCACTATAAAAGAAGCTGCCGGAATAGGGATAATCGGCGGAGCAGATGGCCCCACTGCTATATACCTTTGTTCAAAACTTGCCAAGCATATACTTCCTGCTGTTGCTGTAGCGGCGTACAGCTATATGTCGCTTGTTCCGCTTATTCAGCCTCCTGTAATAAAGCTGCTGACTACAAAAAAAGACCGTTCTATAAAGATGGAGCAGCTTCGCCCTGTTTCACACAGAGAGAGAATACTTTTTTCGCTTGTATCTACGGTTGCCTGCGGACTTATACTTCCTCCGGCAGTTCCTCTCATAGGTATGCTGATGTTTGGAAACCTGCTGCGTGAATGTGGATGTACAGAACGTTTGAGCCAGGCTGCACAGAATGAGGTGCTGAACGCTACGACAATTTTCCTTGGAATATCAGTTGGTGCCACGATGAATGCAGACTCTTTTCTAAGGGTAGAGACGATAAAAATTATATGCCTTGGGCTTATTGCGTTTATAACAAGCACCGCAGGAGGGGTAATTTTAGGACAGGTTATGAAAGTCTGTACCAAGGGTAAAATCAATCCGGTTATTGGAGCGGCAGGCGTCTCTGCTGTGCCGATGGCGGCAAGGGTCTGCCAGAAGGTGGTTCAGAAGGAATTTCCAGGCTCGTATATCCTTATGCATGCTATGGGGCCCAATGTCGCCGGTGTTGTCGGGACAGCTGTAGCTGCCGGTGCGATGCTTACACTTCTGACTAAGTAG